A window of Melospiza melodia melodia isolate bMelMel2 chromosome Z, bMelMel2.pri, whole genome shotgun sequence contains these coding sequences:
- the LOC134432540 gene encoding tetraspanin-3-like, whose product MGLPSLWCYEDAYRRSFARSVLRFLGFIFWGTAVAHMYGGVSVILMFKNYRYLFQEAYLSLPGWLALVTALTLLPTGVLAVSISVKSSRNQQGTFMCLLLLLLCLEMSSVALARSYCVRTASQLESAISYLVHQHNWTCSQDPGSSAVDVIQRKLHCCGVHNYTDWLKASSLHHPTCVPESCCKEKHSLCRGDLGHVEQLSEEGCLKKLEDQLRFSMLYIFWSCIVLSILELLATVSNGILMRRQPFCELCILDSYVFSQDYRY is encoded by the coding sequence ATGGGTCTGCCTTCCTTGTGGTGCTATGAGGATGCTTACCGTAGGTCCTTTGCTCGATCTGTGCTGAGGTTCTTAGGCTTCATCTTCTGGGGTACTGCTGTAGCTCACATGTATGGTGGAGTTTCAGTGATCCTGATGTTCAAGAACTACAGATATTTATTTCAGGAGGCTTACTTGTCTCTCCCTGGTTGGTTGGCTCTTGTAACTGCACTTACATTGCTACCTACTGGAGTTTTGGCTGTCTCTATTTCTGTGAAGAGTTCCCGCAATCAGCAAGGGACTTTCATGTGcttgctgctgctccttcttTGCTTAGAAATGTCTTCAGTAGCTCTGGCACGTTCCTACTGTGTTAGGACAGCTTCTCAGCTGGAAAGTGCTATCAGTTACCTTGTTCACCAGCACAACTGGACATGCTCTCAGGATCCTGGAAGCAGTGCTGTGGATGTGATACAGAGGAAGCTGCACTGTTGTGGGGTCCACAACTACACAGACTGGCTAAAGGCATCATCTTTGCATCATCCAACTTGTGTCCCTGAAAGCTGCTGTAAGGAGAAGCATTCCCTCTGCAGGGGAGACTTAGGCCATGTGGAGCAGCTTTCTGAGGAAGGCTGTCTAAAGAAGCTGGAAGACCAGTTGCGTTTTTCCATGCTGTACATTTTTTGGTCTTGTATTGTGCTAAGCATCCTGGAGCTCTTGGCTACTGTCAGCAATGGCATCCTCATGAGACGTCAGCCATTTTGTGAACTTTGTATTCTGGACTCATATGTCTTCTCACAGGACTATAGGTACTAG